One genomic segment of Prochlorococcus marinus str. MIT 0919 includes these proteins:
- a CDS encoding DUF3120 domain-containing protein has translation MYLTNPRTLQFWASSLVVLPVFLQAPWVHFQPLSALLFTFVLLGVGFYLGDYCDGKWSRIGSLLVGVSGSWLGGCLFWGWLRMHPVLHLPVEAVATPLALIGITTKWRIGASFYLACLLGTAFTDFMMVLTGVMGKWPEVVNASFDNASKALNETALNLLHPWPIFLLLIAAVFIFLISDQMRQRGNIVMSLEGATWLVASAALTTTLWVDGLFLLTTLLQPKLSGLI, from the coding sequence GTGTATTTAACGAACCCAAGGACGCTGCAATTTTGGGCTAGTTCACTTGTCGTGCTCCCTGTTTTTTTACAAGCACCATGGGTGCATTTTCAACCTTTGTCTGCCCTTTTGTTTACTTTTGTCCTTTTGGGAGTTGGTTTTTATTTAGGTGATTATTGTGATGGGAAATGGTCTCGCATTGGTTCACTTTTAGTAGGCGTTAGTGGAAGTTGGTTAGGTGGATGCCTGTTTTGGGGTTGGTTGAGAATGCATCCTGTTCTTCATCTTCCAGTCGAAGCTGTGGCAACTCCATTGGCTTTGATAGGAATAACGACTAAATGGCGAATAGGAGCAAGTTTCTATTTGGCTTGCTTGCTTGGGACAGCTTTTACAGATTTTATGATGGTTCTTACTGGAGTCATGGGTAAATGGCCTGAAGTTGTGAATGCATCTTTTGACAATGCTTCAAAAGCTCTGAACGAAACAGCATTAAATCTTTTGCACCCTTGGCCAATATTTTTGCTTTTAATTGCAGCTGTTTTCATATTCTTAATTTCAGATCAAATGCGTCAGAGAGGAAATATTGTTATGTCCTTAGAAGGTGCAACTTGGTTAGTAGCAAGTGCAGCATTAACAACTACTTTATGGGTTGATGGCTTGTTTTTATTAACAACTTTGCTTCAACCTAAATTAAGTGGATTGATTTGA